tatttaaagaaaataataataataatttaatacattAGAATCATTTCAATGAAAATATCATGCGATATTTTTACAGCAGatacaaatgaaatattaattaaGTTTTCTTATTTTAAGAATACTGAAGAGTAGTTTTATAGTAAGCTTAAATATATCCTAGTAAATGCAATAGAATTTCCCCAACTAAATAATCCATTTGATCACGGTCGGACAACAGTTACACATAGGTACGTAAAAcggatgtagaaatatatatatatatatatatataatacatatatatatatatatatatatatttacctatatatatatatgtagaaatatatatatatatatatatatatatttacctatatatatatatgtagaaatatatatatatatatatatatatatatttacctatatatatatatgtagaaatatatatatatatatatatatataaatatatatatatatatatatataaataaataaataaatatatatatatatatatatatttatttatatatatatatatatatatacagatggtcCTCAACTTACAGACGCTCGGATGTACgaacacaaatccaaatgaaataatctcagatattgtatcaaaaatttCATAACcaattactgtaataaaacaatagtaCATGATTAAATGCAGTAAGcaagacatttgcaatatgaaacgggactattttgttttttttttacttttttctgctGAAAATCCTAGGCATGTGAGTTAGGCGTAGTCTACCCTAGGCCAGAATTTAACAAGATTCGACTTACAGACAATTCGacgtacaaacagcttcttggcaCCTATTAAATTTGTAAATTGAGGACTTTCTGTGTCTATTTCTACTTAATAtgaaaattgtattattaaaaGAACTCAAGCGAGTAAGTTAAACTGCGTCGTGAAATTTTTAAAAAGACGCTCCGGAGAAAATCCTTAAAGATATATAGAAAAACGAAAAAGAGAAGGAAATACCTCTAATAAGATTTCTTGGTCGTTACTAACCTATACAACACTGCTGGATCAACCAGACACTCTCATTATATCCCAGATATAATATGATGACAACATAGACATTAAATATGAGATCAGAATGCGATGGTCAATCGTAAGAGCTAAAGAGGACAGTGAAAGGATGAAACGATTGGAAGGAATTGCTCGTTCAAGCATAAAGTCTCTCGAAGTTTCTTCTTTCATGGATGAGTCTCGCCCATCTAGTGTCCTTCAGGAACTTTAGTTCATCTTCGCACACATCTGGAATGGTGAGGCCAAGGGCAGCATCGTGCACTAAGGCCACGGTCGTGCACCCTCGGATACGTCTTTCGAACTCGATGAGCTGCGAGAAGAAACCAGCGTTGGGTCGCACGTTAGGCCGGACGCTCCTGACATGGAGGAATGCCTCTCGCAGACTCATGCCGCGATGTTTCACGAGGTACGCCAGCACCAGCGCAGGAGAACGACTAACTCCAGCGACGCAGTGAACCAAGACTCGTCCTTTGCAACGGCGCACCTCCTCAATCTTATCTGCTATGGTGTCGAAATGGTTATCCAGAATTGAGGCTGACGTGTCTGACACTAGGACCTTGACCAGCTCAGTGCCGTCTATGGGTAAACTGGGCAGTTCAACAGTGCAATCTATCACGCAGGTGATGCCCAGATCTTTCAGTTTGGGTGGTTTGACAGCTCTTGCTCCGGAAAGGTACAGCCAACTCTCAATGGGCGAAACCTGATTAGAGCGACGGTTTACAGCTTTATCAATGACTTGGCCTGATGCTTCCATCATACAGTTGCATTCTGGGTCCATCTGTAATGGAAAAATCACACAATATGAGGATTAAAAGTTTCCATCATTCAATTGCATTATGGGTCCATCTGTAATGGAAAAATCACACAATATGAAGATTAAAAGTTTCCATCATTCAATTGCATTCTGGGTCCATCTGTAATGGAAAAATCACACAATATGAAGATTAAAAGTTTCCATCATTCAATTGCATTCTGGGTCCATCTGTAATGGAAAAATCACACAATAGGAGGATTAAAAGTAGATGTTATATCAAATGTCATATGTAACATTGATAAGCTATAGTTTGCATAATAATGTCATTCACGGCTACAGAAAAGTAATAGATAGTCTTTATTGTAAATAATCCCGATAAATAATTCAAAACTAACATAAAGGAGTAAAATTTTCACTTACATTGCACTCATTGATACATTTCATCAACACTTAACAATTTCTACACGAGAGTTGGATGTGTATCATTGAATTCAGAAGTAAATCATAATAATTAAGAATGTTTAGTAATTAGagtagagtagagagagagagagagagagagagagagagagagagagatcattaacttCATTGTTTGTATAGTAGAACGTTATCTTCTATTTAATTTCACTGTACCCTTTATTTCAAATTGCTCAGTGTTAAGTAAATTTTTGTATGTAGGCCTTTTATAATTAGGAAGTATTAGAGgtaatataacaaaattataaatcaAATCTTATTATTCTAACTATAGAtgtttagtattactattattagtatgttgttactgttgttgttgctgctgttgctgttgttgttgttgatgttgttgttgttgttgttgttgtcgtcaaaTTATAAGTGCGTACTTCTATAGCCGTGACTCACTGACTGATTAAACACGCAAAGTGTTTTATAAAATGAATACTgtacttactatatatatgtatatatatatatatatatatatgtatgtatatacattatatatatatatatatatatatattagatactaaAGTGAAGGTAAAAATATGATATCACATAAAACTAAGAATTTATTCCGAGACAGAACTAACACAACCAAACACACTTAGTGAATCTTAAAATATGGTGTTTATCTATCAATTTAGACACAGGTTCACGTAAGTAAATAAACATTTGTATCAGCATATTGGTgtagatatatttacatttattaagaCAGGTATGAATGTATCCCAAGTACAAGATCGCACATACTTAAATTCATATAAATTCttcatgccgagagagagagagagagagagagagagagagagagagagagaaagtgtgttggCATTAAAGAAACAGCAGTGAAGTAGTGAAACATTCTTCTTTCTTACTATATTTCATATGATAATCCCTTACCTCCTATGTGCGTATTTTATCTTAcctttatctagagagagagagagagagagagagagagagagagtgtgtgtgtgtgtgtgtgtgtatttagccaCTCCCacttatgataattatataataaaataaagtgAGACATGACATATATTTAATCACCTAATTTTTTTGGGTGGTAAATTTGTCTCAGGAAAACAAGTACAATATTTATTGCTGAAGAAAATGAAATCATTATCAAAGATAATTTTTCTGAGTACTATTTAATCCCACTGCAATATCCGACCAATGACATGAGAGAGTCCTTAGTTCTTCTCACTTttgatagttgtatatatatatatatatatatatatatatgcacatataaaagtgattatatgaaaaatatttaatcaccAAATTTTATGTGATAAATTTGCCTAAGAAAAACAAGTATAATCTTGATTGCTGAagataatgatatcattatcaatGAATATTTTTCCTGAGATATTTACTGAAATATCCAACTAATGACACAAATTAAAAGCGTAAAAAACAGCATGAATGAAGGAAAAGAATGGATGCAAATCGGCGTAAAAATGTACAACGGAAACTACCGTTAGTTTTACTCACATTAAACAACTTTCCCTCCTCAGGGCCAGGAGTTAGTCTGACCACGTTTGGCTTTGACAGGTTTTCCGGCATTTTAGAAATAATCAAAGATCTGTTGGGTAACGAAACTGTAACTCAGTGAATGTTTTCCGCCAGCTGCGGCCACACATTAGAGATTCATCGTCACAACTCCAAAACTAGCAGGTGGTTTAGTTGATGCTGCAGCTTCACCTCCTAGTTCACCTTGAATGATTATCCTCTATTTTTTAATGGCGACTTCTCCCGATAAAGGAAATTGCTTGTAATGTTATGTGATAAGCAATCGAGAGATAGTACTCCGATCTCCACTGATGCAGAAACTAAAGTCCGAAATGAAACAAGAGTAAAGTTGTGGATTAAAAGGTTCCTCGTCTCTGTTTGGCAGCAGAGTTCACGCGTGGGACTGAAGGAGATGGAGGCCCGTGCTAGAGTTTTCTTCTTGACCCGCGCATGCGTCCTGGCTCTGTTGTGATGACGAGATACAAACTCTTCCCAAATACACCCACCCTCGATCCTCATCTATTTGCAAGGAAATAAAAAAGACTAACGTCCTGATCATCCTCTTTCTCCTATTCCCTTCATCCTTATTTCTCCTATATCCACTAACCCTACCACAACAGAAATCTTGGCAAGTTACTTTTCCATGGGTCCCCATCCACCTCCCAAcacctcatttatttatttatttttgttgggggCACGAACAGAAGTCATAGAAGACGCGCATTACTTTTTGGAACTCCCAGCCaataactcatctctctctctctctctctctctctctctctctctctctctctctctccccaaccttTGGGGAGGCAGGTTATGTAAAATGCTTTCTTACGACGTAATTAAGAGAGGAATAAGAGTAGCCTACAAACCTCTGGCAGAGATATTTTGCTCTTGAGAAAGAAGGGATTTAAATTGGGCAACTCCTTTGCTTGGAGACTATAGTCAAAATAGTCAAAATCGACAGCTTTAGATTGATTTTTTTCCTGGCGACGACGGTGGTGGACCGTGGTTGCTATATGGTTTATTTTCAGGGTGCATCCAAAACATGGTTAGCTaactagataaatagataggtaaaaAGCAATAttagataatacacacacaaacacacacacacacacatatatatatatatatatatattaactagataaatagataggtaaaaAGCAATAttagataatacacacacacacacatatatatatatatatatgtgtgtgtgtgtgtgtgtgtgtgtattatctaaTATTGCTttttacctatctatttatctagttaatatatatatatatatatatatgtgtgtgtttgtgtgtgtattatctaaTATTGCTttttacctatctatttatctagttAGCTAACCATGTTTTGGATGCACCCTGAAAATAAACCATATAGCAACCACGGTCCACCACCGTCGTCGCCAGGAAaaaaatcaatctatatatatatatatatatatatatacatacatacatacatacatacatacatacataaaatccaACGCATGATGCTGGTTTACAATAGTTGTCAGATAATGTGACGTAATATAATATGAAACTGTATAAAATATTTCTATGGTAATAAACAGAGGAATACTTTAGTATACATATGGGGA
The window above is part of the Palaemon carinicauda isolate YSFRI2023 chromosome 11, ASM3689809v2, whole genome shotgun sequence genome. Proteins encoded here:
- the LOC137649785 gene encoding dual specificity protein phosphatase 18-like, which produces MPENLSKPNVVRLTPGPEEGKLFNMDPECNCMMEASGQVIDKAVNRRSNQVSPIESWLYLSGARAVKPPKLKDLGITCVIDCTVELPSLPIDGTELVKVLVSDTSASILDNHFDTIADKIEEVRRCKGRVLVHCVAGVSRSPALVLAYLVKHRGMSLREAFLHVRSVRPNVRPNAGFFSQLIEFERRIRGCTTVALVHDAALGLTIPDVCEDELKFLKDTRWARLIHERRNFERLYA